Proteins found in one Canis lupus baileyi chromosome 18, mCanLup2.hap1, whole genome shotgun sequence genomic segment:
- the GCC1 gene encoding GRIP and coiled-coil domain-containing protein 1 produces MEKFGMNFGGGPSKKDLLETIETQKKQLLQYQARLKDVVRAYKSLLKEKEALEASIKVLSVSHEADVGLTGVQPPGLSFPDSADDRCSTHSEDSTGTATSLDTAASLTSTKGEFGVEDDRLARGPPPPKSEEASGSESGVSSSSGDGASGGGEVDKRLHQLKTQLATLTSSLATVTQEKSRMEASYLADKKKMKQDLEDTSKKAEEERGRLEGELKGLQEQIAETKARLITQQHDRAQEQSDHAVMLRELQKLLQEERTQRQDLELRLEETREVLAGRAYAAGQMEGFELQTKQLTREVEDLKGELQALREEKNRPDPRLQELQEEAACLKSHFQAQLQQEMRKTALAEDQLRQQSEVEEQRVAALENQISEVSELLGTYEKAKQKDQLAIQKLKERILQLDLENKTLALAASSRSPLDSHGEESSLDVNVLKDKMEKLKRLLQVAARKSQVTLDVEKLCDLEIMPSSEAADGEKASVLYYQQELKQLKEEFERYKMRAQVVLKSKNTKDGNLAKELEEAQEQLAELKEKYISLRLSCEELERQHQQEAEDWKQELARLQHLHRQELERSQLDFRDRTLKLEEELHKQRDRALAVLAEKDLELEQLRSAALSSGLPGRRSPVGGGGPGELADVSAPDSLTQALQLAAANEPTFFLYAEQLARKEVEITSLRKQKHRLEVEVHQLQDRLLEEGERHRERVGALQSHIEKNIRDQSREGANLEYLKNIIYRFLTLPDTLGRRQTLTAILTILHFSPEEKQVIMRLPTGSSWWPSGKR; encoded by the exons ATGGAGAAGTTTGGCATGAATTTCGGGGGCGGACCGAGCAAGAAGGACCTGCTGGAGACCATTGAGACGCAGAAGAAGCAGCTCCTGCAGTACCAGGCACGTCTCAAGGATGTGGTCCGCGCCTATAAAAGTCTACTGAAAGAGAAGGAGGCTCTAGAGGCCAGCATTAAGGTGCTGTCGGTGTCCCACGAGGCGGATGTGGGCCTCACAGGCGTCCAGCCTCCAGGCCTCTCTTTCCCTGACTCTGCGGATGACCGATGCTCCACTCACAGCGAAGATAGCACTGGGACAGCCACGAGCTTGGATACTGCGGCCAGTCTCACCAGCACCAAGGGTGAGTTTGGGGTAGAGGATGACAGGCTGGCTCGTGGCCCACCACCTCCAAAGTCCGAAGAAGCCAGCGGATCAGAGAGTGGCGTTAGCAGTAGCAGTGGAGATGGAGCATCTGGGGGTGGAGAAGTGGACAAACGGCTGCACCAGCTGAAGACTCAGTTGGCTACTTTGACCAGCTCTTTGGCTACAGTCACCCAGGAGAAGTCTCGCATGGAAGCTTCTTACCTGGCTGACAAGAAGAAGATGAAACAGGACTTAGAGGATACCAGtaaaaaggcagaggaggagaggggccGTCTGGAGGGAGAATTGAAGGGGCTGCAGGAGCAGATAGCAGAAACCAAAGCCCGACTTATCACCCAGCAGCATGATCGGGCCCAAGAGCAGAGTGACCATGCTGTGATGCTTCGTGAGCTCCAGAAACTGCTGCAGGAGGAGAGGACTCAGCGCCAGGACTTGGAGCTTCGGCTGGAAGAGACCCGAGAGGTCCTGGCGGGGCGGGCATATGCAGCCGGTCAGATGGAAGGGTTTGAACTGCAGACCAAGCAGCTGACCCGTGAGGTGGAGGACTTGAAAGGTGAGCTACAAGCTCTTCGAGAAGAGAAGAATCGGCCAGACCCTCGGCTGCAGGAGCTTCAGGAAGAGGCCGCTTGCCTTAAGAGCCATTTCCAGGCTCAGTTGCAGCAGGAAATGAGAAAG ACAGCCCTTGCAGAAGATCAACTGCGGCAGCAATCTGAGGTAGAAGAGCAGAGAGTGGCGGCCCTGGAGAATCAAATATCTGAGGTGTCTGAATTACTGGGCACCTATGAGAAAGCCAAGCAGAAGGACCAGCTGGCCATCCAGAAGCTAAAGGAGCGTATTCTGCAGCTGGATCTGGAGAACAAGACACTGGCTCTGGCAGCCTCCAGCCGGTCCCCTCTAGATAGCCATGGAGAAGAGTCCAGTCTGGATGTCAATGTCCTGAAGGATAAGATGGAGAAGCTGAAGAGGTTGCTGCAGGTGGCAGCCAGGAAAAGCCAGGTGACCCTGGATGTGGAGAAGCTCTGTGACCTGGAGATCATGCCCAGCTCAGAGGCTGCTGACGGGGAGAAGGCTTCCGTGCTCTACTACCAACAGGAGCTGAAGCAGCTAAAGGAGGAGTTTGAGAGGTACAAGATGAGGGCCCAGGTGGTCCTCAAGAGCAAGAACACCAAAGACGGTAATCTGGCCAAGGAGCTGGAGGAGGCCCAGGAACAGCTTGCAGAACTGAAGGAGAAGTATATCTCATTGCGGCTATCCTGCGAGGAGCTCGAGCGCCAGCACCAGCAGGAGGCTGAGGACTGGAAGCAGGAGCTGGCCCGGCTGCAGCATCTCCACCGGCAGGAGCTAGAGCGGAGCCAGCTGGACTTCAGGGACCGCACGCTGAAACTCGAAGAAGAGCTGCACAAGCAGCGGGATCGGGCCCTGGCTGTGCTGGCTGAGAAGGACTTGGAGCTGGAGCAGCTGCGCTCTGCAGCCTTGTCCTCTGGGCTGCCAGGGCGCAGAAGccccgtggggggcggggggcccggaGAGCTTGCCGATGTGTCTGCCCCAGATAGCCTGACGCAGGCACTGCAGCTGGCTGCAGCCAACGAGCCCACGTTCTTCCTGTATGCGGAGCAGCTGGCCCGCAAGGAGGTGGAGATCACATCACTgaggaagcagaaacacaggctggaggtggaggtgcATCAGCTGCAGGATCGGCTGCTGGAGGAGGGGGAGCGGCACCGTGAGCGGGTCGGAGCCCTACAGAGCCACATTGAGAAGAATATCAGGGaccagagcagggagggagccaaCCTGGAGTACCTCAAAAACATCATCTACCGCTTCCTGACCCTGCCCGACACCCTGGGCCGCCGGCAGACGCTCACAGCCATCCTGACCATCTTGCATTTCAGTCCCGAGGAGAAACAAGTGATCATGCGGCTTCCAACTGGTAGTAGCTGGTGGCCTTCTGGCAAGAGATGA